The Candidatus Aenigmatarchaeota archaeon DNA window GTCGCCTATCTTTACAGGCAGGTTCTTTACCGAGATATCCTTTATCCTCAGGCAGTGCTTGTCAGTGTAAGGCGAAGGTCCGTATGGCTCTCCTTCTTCATCTATATAGAAGGCCTTTGTACTGGTCGCAAGGTCAGAGTCTACAGTTGCCTCCACTTCAAGAGTGTGCTTTCCGGGGGAGTAGTCTTCGCTGTCAAATGAAAAGGCAACGACCTTTTCCTCTCCCTCGTAGTCGAACCTGACGGTTGCAGTCTTTTCGAGCGTGCTGTCCACCCTTATCCTTAGGTCAACCATCTCGTATGAGCCCTCTTTTTCAAGAAGTTTAAGCGTGACGCTTCCTCTTACCATCTCACCTATCACAGGCCTTTCGGGAACCATTTCAACCTCGGTTATATCTACCATCTCGCCCTCGGATTCTCCTTCCTCAAGCTCGAAGTTCAGGGTTTCGGTTTCACCGTCGTCGCAGTATACGCTTTTGCTCTCGCTCCTGTAGCCGCTCTGAGTCACCTTTACCGTGTGCTTTCCCTCATCGACATACAGGACCTTGTAATCGTAAGTTCCTTCATAGTCGCCGTCAAGGTAGATTCTTGCATCAAGCTCGTCTCCATCCTCATCCTCGACATAGACCTTTACCCTGCACTCGTCTTCATCCCCATTGTCCTCCTCTTCGAGAACGAATGTTTCCTTGATGTCCTCTCCGTTGCTGCAGTAAATGCTTTCGGTCTGGGTGTCGTAGCCGCTCTTGGTGGCCTTTATAGTGTGGTAGCCGTAATCGACATACAAGATCTTGTAATCATAGGTTCCCTCGTAATCTCCATCCAGGTAAATCTTTGCCTCAAGCTCGTCTCCATCCTCATCCTCGACATAGACCTTTACCTCGCAATCTTCTTCGTCTCCATTGCCGTCCTCCTTAAGAAGGAAGGTCTCAGTTATATCGTTTCCATTGCTGCAGTAGACTCCCCTGCTCTGGCCGTTGTATCCGCTCTTTGTGACCTTCACTGTGTGGTAGCCGTTGTCAAGCGTTATTGTGAGGTCGCTATCCTGGTCTTCAAAGTCCCCGTCAAGGTAGATGTTTGCGTCCAAGGCGTCACCGTCCTCTTCATCCCGGACCCTTACGGTAAGGTCGCAGGTGTCTTCATCTTCCTTGCACTCGTCTTTCTTTTCAAGGCAAAGCTCGACCACTGTCATGTAGTCTGTGTAAACTGCCACATTGTTCTTGTATTTTGGGTTGTAACAGTTGTTTATTGCTGAAACCTCGTAGCTTCCCTTTGGAAGCCCCGAGAAGTAAGCGTAACCGTACTCATTGGTTGTTCCCTGCTTGTTGATGCCGTTAATCACATCGACTTCTGCCCCTTCCATGGCAATTCCGGTCTTGCAGTCGCTGACGTGGACCTTAAGGTTTCCCTCAGTCTGCGTAAGGAAAAGCTCGACTACCTTGTGCTCGCCCCTGTCGCACTCGACAGTGGCAGAATCTTCCTTGTAGCCCTGCTTCTTTGCATAAACCCTGTGCTTTCCAGGTGAAATCTCTTCATAAAGGGCAACTCCGTCAAGCCCGGTAAGCTTCTTTTCATTGTCAAGCTCGACCATTGCCTCCTCAATAAGCACGCCTTGCTTGTCCTTTACCCTTACCTCAATTACGCACTTCTGCTTTGACAGGATAAGGTCAACGTTTATGGTCTCGTCAGTGAAGCACTCGACAACCTTGTAGTCAGTGTCGTACTGGCCGGACTTTGCTTCCACCCTGTGGCTTCCAGAGCCGATTTTGGTGGTGTAATAGCTTCCGTACTTTACGTAAGTCCCATCAAGGTATATGCTTGCTGACATTGGCAGCTTGTCCTCGCTGAAGACATTTGTGTTGAGCGTGCACTCGCACTCATTTTCATAGTTTATGGAGTCCTCGTCCCTTGCCCCGCAGTCTGCTATTGCTTCTACCCTTATTACCTGCTTTCCGCAAGGAAACTGCGCCTCAAGCTCGACATACTTGTAGTCCCCCGATTCAAGGGTCAGGGTTTTTGTGCCAAGCTTTTGGCTTCCCGCATAGAAATTCACGGTTATTGCCTCTTTGCTGTTTCCAGGGTTCTTTATTGTAGCGCCTATGATTTTTCCGTCAACCCTTACGTTATAGACTTCCACATCGCAGGTGATTTGCTTTCGAAGGTTCAGCACCACATTGAGGTTTTCGTTGGAGTGGCAGGTGACCGACTCTGAATCGGAATCGTACCCATCACGCCTTCCCTCAACAAGGTGGGTTCCCACATTTACCGTAGTGCTCAGCCAGCTTGAATAGCCCTCATACTGGCCGCCAACATAGACATTTGCGCTGAGAGGGCCATCATTGTCCTCCCTTACGCTTATGCTTAGAGGGCAGTTGCATGGCTTCTGGTAAGTTGTGCTTCCTTCGTCCCTTGAGCCGCAGTCGGCAATTGCCTCCACCCTCACATTATGGCTTCCGCATGGGAAGTTATAGTTCTGGTACACATTAGCTGTAGCCCCGGGGCTAATGGTGGTGGAAGTAGTGCCAACTCTGGTATTTCCGACATAGAAGTTTACAGTAATGGTTTCCTGGGAGTTTCCGGTGTTCTCGATAATGGCAGTTATCTGGTTGTCTCTTGCCTCAACGCCCCGGACATCGACCCCACATACAATACATCTGTCAAGGCACATATAGATGTGGTGTGTCTGGCTGCAGGCAACATAGGTTGTAACCGTTTTGGAGTGGTATCCTGTTCTTGAAGCGGTAATGTCGTACCTTTCCGTTCCACCAGGCTCCAAAACAAGAGCGTGGAAATAAGCAACTCCCGCTGAATTGGTAGTTGCAGTCCTATACACCTCGCCGTTAGCGACGACGTTTGCGCCGGACAGGGCCTCGCCTGTTGCGCAGTCAGTAACGTGAACATAAAGATTTGCCCACTGGGTAGCCTCGGTTGGGCAAAAAGCAAAGAGCAAACACACTATTCCAAGAATTATCAACCCCACCGACTTTTTGTTTGCTTCCATATTCTTTGTAACCATACAGTAATGATAACATCTAAAATATATATACTTTTCTGTACTGGAAACTATATGATACAGGAGATAAAAGTAATTACTTTATAGTTACAAATCTTTTTAGTTGACTGTGGCTGGCATAGCTTGGCTGTCCATTGGGAATTACCAACTCTACTCTATCCCTCACTCCAGGAATGAAACCTTCAAACGTATAGGAGGGGTAACATCCGCAGTCCAGTTCGTGAGTAACCCTGCAAGGATTTTTCCCCACAAGAATTGTTGCTTCCGTCACCGGTGTCATGCAATAATTAACCACGTTCTGATCTACAACAGTGACATCGCCTTTAGCCCCAAAAAGCAGGTAGTTTAAGAGGCCTGGAAACGGCTCAAGAAGCTCATCCAAGGAATAGTTCGTGGCTGTTTTTCGCACCATGTATTATTATAGGTATTTATTACTTCAAAGAGTCGCCATTGTAAAGTATTTAAAGATTCCATACAGTTCATTATTATACGGTGAAAACTATGGACAACGGAAAAGATAGAGGAGACTGGAAGGAAAACCTTTCGGCAGAAGCAGAACAGTCATTGAACCTTCTTTTGGAAGCAACCCGAAAGCACAGGTGCGCCTACAAAAGCGCTGAGAACATCCAGATCGCGCAGGTCTGGTGCGCTCTCGTCGAACAGATGAGAATGGTAGACAAGCTTGAGCAGAGAGTTGCCTACATCGAGAGGATTCTTGACAGCATGTTCAAGGGGCACACAAACGAGAGAGAAGCCCTTCTTAAGGGACTTACAAGGTTCTAATTCCAATTGATTTTTGGGTTTTTCTATAATTTTTAAGCTTTATGAGTGGAGATTATGAGACCATCCAAGAGAGTATCTGCCAAGAAACCAGGCACATCTGGCTCTGAGGACGGGTTTGTTACCCGAATGTTGGACACAATCTTCATGAAGAAACCGCCTCCGCCACCACCCCGGCTGGGACAGAATCCACCCGCGTACCCGGCACCACTTTCAGAAAAACTGAAAATTTGCTCAAAAGTTGACCTTGTTACCCATTCACACAGGCCGGACAGGGATGGGTTGGAAGGATTATGGCACAAGGATCCAGAGCTTAGGAAACATAATCGGTCGGTTCTTGAGGATACGGTTAATTATTCTTACATTCCAAGAGACATTACTATTAGCCGGAGCGGGTGCTGTAGCACTTATATTGTGAATGACTTTAATCCAAACCATATTTGCGACTGCGATATTTGCGCTCCTAAAAGATTAGAGCCTCAATATGTGATACGAAAGTACTATGACTGGCTTCGCCTTCAGTCTGAACAAGAGCTTGGAAAGCAGGAGCTAATCTTAGTCCGAGTTAAAAGGTCAAACCCGCCCAAGGATAGGGAGATATACACCTATGGAAATGTGCTGGAAGGCAATGTTCTCTATGACTCTGAAACTGGATGGTGTATCATAGACCCCGAAACGGAGGAAATGTGCCAGGTAAAAATTTATCCCTGGAAGGGGAACCGTTATAAGCCCACAACGCAAAACGGCAGCGATAGAGGAAAAGTTTTTGAGCTGGAGCGTGACGGCAAGACAGTTTCAGAAGCCGTTTATGATGCCCATCTTGAGGAATTGAGCCTAGGCATGTTTAACCTGCCTTATACCTACCGGGACTTTGCATATACCTTTGCAATGGCCACCCAGGGGCTTGGTGGCGGCAATAGCCTTCCATTTGACTTGTCAAATTATAGTTATTTTTAAGCCGATACAGTGCCCTCTGTTCGACAAATATCGTCCCGAAAAAGTAGCGTATAAATACTTTTAGGTTATTCAATTATGACTAAAGGAAGCGTTGCTGCACTGCTTGGATGTCGAGGTTTGGATCTAGATAGATTATATGAGCACTTGGATGGTTCAAACGAGTTGCCGGTTCAAGAACGACCGTTCGATTTTTCTCACTCACATACGCAGGTTATTTTAGATTTGCCTGGGGGTGAAGCAAGGCCTTGCTATATGGAACCCTATGAAAAGGGGATGCGACTAGTGCTTGGGCCGGTTTTTAGAAACTCCTATGAGGCCCTAAAGGTATATACATTAAATACCTCTCCAGCCCTAGCTAATAAGGTCTACTCTTAAACAGCTCTTTGACAGAGTTCTTAGACTTTCTGTTTTGAAACTATTTTGTTGGGTTTTAATTATGGCCTGGAATGCCCAGTTGTCCAAAGAACTCAGGGAACTTGACCTCGCTTTGAGAACCCAAATTCTTTCTGGAGAGTTGAGCCGCCTTACAGTTCTAAAGCTGCAGGCAGAACGAAAGTATAAGGCAAAAGCGAGCAGAATGCTTGAACAATACTCGAAACTTCATGACCTCCTGCACTTTTTTAACAGCCGCAGGGTAGACCTGGCTCTGGCTTTTGCTTTCATCTCCCTTTTGAGCATGATGAATGCCTATATGCCGCAGATTGGCCTTGGCGGCTGGCTTACTCCCTTATGGCTCTTCCTTGTTGCCCTTTGCGCACTCGGATTCCTAATTCTAGTGCTGGCTTTCTTCCTTGAGCCCACCCTTGAGTTTAGCATGCCTGGAAAGCTTAAGCAGCTTTTCGAAATTCCAGACGGAAACTTCGATAATATGAGCCACGACCAGCGCCTGGAGCTTCTTGCCCGCCTTGAGGTGCTGGGTTCACTTATTGGCATGGATTATGAGAGGATGAAGCTTGAGGTTGGGAGGGATATGAAAAAACTGGCTGAAAGGACGTCTAGTAATATCTTGGATGAGCGGTGGACATAGATACTACTAAAGAATATTTAAATATAAGTAGTAAATGGGAGAAATTGGATTTGAACTATTGGACAAAAATCTTCCCACGAGATATCACTATTTTCCAGAGATCTTTAATTATGGAAAGACACCGTTCACTATAGGATATGGTCACGAGCGCCAACCTTTTTATATCGAAGGAGGTATTTTGCATGTTGGTCCACGTAGCTCAGAGTCTGAGTTTTGGTCAAATCGAACCTCTGGTCTTTGTGACGAGGTCGAAAGAAGGGTAATGGCTCTCAAATCAGAAGGGAGTTTATGACTGTTCTATCCCTCCAGGACTTCTGTTTAATTAATAATTTCCTAATTATATTTAGGTTGACGACCACAGCGGAGGGGGTACACCTGTTCCCATACCGAACACAGAAGTTAAGTCCTCTGTCGGTCTCGAAGAGTACTGCTCAATAGGCGGAAAATTCAGGCTGTCGCCAACCACCAATTAAAAATTTCCTTGAAATTCGGATTGATTGGGACCCTCCCTTGAATAAAAATATGAAAATATGCGCCACCCAAAATTCCTTCAAAGCCCGACAAAAGAAAGTACGTAGGGCAGCACCATAAGGACGATTGTAGTCACAATAAAGCCAAATGAGGCGATTTTTATCTTGGCCATGAGAAGCGAATCGGACATTATGAAGACTGAAAGCACTATCCAGAAGAGAAGTCCCAGGACGAGCGCAGCCAACTGCTGGCCGGCAATTCTCATGGAAAGAAGCGGCAGGTACATTGTAACCATTGGCGCAAGAAAGGGTGAGATAAAAGACGTCGCAAGGTTTGCGGCTACTGCCAGGATTACCGCGTGCTTGAGCTCGAGGTTATGCTCTATTATTTCGCTTGAAATCATTATCACCAGCGCAGCCACAACTGAAGCAATCAGGGGGCCAATTAGCATGGATAAGAGGTCCATAATCTATGCTGGCATTAAAATATAGTTTTGCTACACGTATGCAATAAGTCCCTCTGTTCCCCTCCTGCCACTTTCCAATGCGGCATCCGAAAAAATACAGAGCGCTCTTTGAACGGGTTCAACTAGATAGCTTGATTCGCCGACACGTTCCTTTGATATGTCTAAAGCCAGGTCTGGCAGTTCGGGAGTCTTTTCCCCAACTCTTTTGTACAACTCGCTAAATGTCCTCATAGGATCGCCCAGGTCTATTCTTGTAATGGCCTTATAGAGATCCCAATCAGTAGGCCATCCCTTCAGCGATTTTTTTGGCAATCTGTCGTAAAGCTCAAGCATGCCCTCTTTAACAGAAGGTTGCAATTCTTCCGGTATCCGCATCACCCCAAAAATTGCTTGCACGGGATCTAAGGCGAAATCATCCGAACCATCGTCTGAATCTTGTCTCAAACCCGTGCCAGGCGGCATTCTCTCTTTTGGCGCCCTGCTAAGGTCTGGAGAGCTGGGTCTCAACACATCAGTTTTGAATGGAAACGGGTTATATCTATCTAACATAATATATCACCCACAAATAATTAATAGATTCTTCTGACATCTTACCATAACATAACATCTGCAAATTTGGAATATTTAAGCATCACTTCTCAACCTTGGGTGCGGATTTCTTTCCCTCTGGTTTCTTGGCGGGCTTTTCCTTTTCTGTTGGCTTCTCCACTTTCTCCACCCCGGTCTTTCCCTCCTTTGCCAGCCGCTTTTTCTTTCTCTCCAGGGACTTAAGCCGCCTCTTGTCATCAGTAAAAAGCGAAAGTATCTGCAGGTTGCACGCCTGGAAGGGAATCTGGACTTCACGCCCATCTGCTTTTTTAACCTTTATGTCTTCAAGATACACCTTGAGCCCAATGTGGTCAACCCTGGAGACTTTTGAAAGCTTTCCCTTGTGGCTGCCTTTCATTACCTTTACTTTGTCTCCAAGCCGCACAGGCATTGCACGGGTTTCGTATTTCTGGCTGAGTTCATTCGAAAGGGCAGTTCTTAAAAGCCGCTCTCTAAGGTGTAAAGGGGCAAATCTCCTTGCTTTTCTCTGGTTTCTTGGCTTTGTGCTCGAAAACCAACTCCTGCTGCATTTGTGTACCATTCTTTAAATAGATTAAAAATTAATAAGAGTTCTTGGCTGGCCGTTAGATTTGCCTCCTACTTCTACGGGTCAATCTGTAAGGCTGGTCCGGAAGCAGAGAAATATCCCAGCAACCTCCGATACGGTCGCCGTAGACGATTCCTTGTCTATATGCGGGAAGCTGGTCGAGGTTTTTTTTCAAAAAAATCAACTCTTCAGGTGTTGGCTCACTCCCCTTTAGAAGCCATCCATAGTCTTCAGAAGATAAAGCAATATTCCTTGTCTCAAAAACGCCCATCTGCCCAAGGTCACTAAGTATAAGATTTATCCTGTTTGTGTGTGACTTTCTTGTTGTAGGATTTTCTTCTTCTAAAAGGGACCTTCCATAAATTTTTGTTGACAAGAATTCCTGCAAGGCTGGATAGAGAAACTCTGCTGATAGGCCATTACTAAGCGCATAAAGGTTTTTGATGGTCACCCCCGTACTATTGGTAGGGGCATCCTCCAGCATCCGTTTGCATCTTTTCCCTATGTCAGGAGTGCATTTCACTAATGCGCGCTCAACATCACTGGGTCCCAATATGCTCCGGATATTCCTGCGATTAGAATAATCCAGCCACCCGTACCCTGCCGCCTCTCCAAGAGCTTGTAGAGCAGAAGCGATACCAATATCCCTTTCAGACATAACTAAAAAATGGTAAAATTGTTATAAGGGGTTTTAGTTATTCCAATGTCAATTTCTCTTCTGTAAGCCGGAAGCCCTCCTTTGTTATCTCTGCAATCCATATCTTGTGGCCGCCTGAGGCGATATCCCTGCCAGCCGCTGCCCTTATGGCACTTTTTGCAAGCTCCTTTGCCTTGTCCATCATCATCCCTTTTCTGAAGTCTTTTTCAAGAACGCCATAGACAAACGGGCTTCCGCTTCCAGTCGAAACATACTCCTCCCCGACAACCGAGCCCGAAGGGTCGAAAGAAAACAAGTGGGAGCCCCTCTTGTCAACTCCTCCAAGAATCATCTGGTTGTAGAAGGGGTACCATTTCCGGGAGTACATTATCGAGCCAAGAAGGTTTGCGACTGCGTTTACTGTCATCTCTTCGCCTGCCTCAAGCTTGTAGAGGGTAATCTCTGCCTTCATCAGGTTTACAAGATATTGCGCATCAGAAACCATTCCCGCAACGGTCATGCCCATTCGGTCGTCTATCTGGAAGACCTTCTGTACGTCCTTGTTTGCCACGAGGTAGCCCATTGTAGCTTTTGATTCCGAAGCAAGCAGCACTCCGTCCTTGCAGACAATGCCAAGCGTAGTAGTACCGGTTTTTAATCTCATTTCCTGAGCATCCATAAGATAATCGGGTTATTTATTTAAAAAGACTGTCATCTTAGGCGAGATTGCACTCAAGATCCCTTTCAGAGTAAAGCAATCCGTGAGCACCGGACTTGAACTTGTACGCTTCATCAATATTCTTCACTATACTCCTGATCTTTTCGGGAGAACAAAGTCCGTCGGTAGGCAGGTTTAAACCGGTCAATGCTTCTTTCAATTGTTCCAATCTTTTAAGAGAGCCCTTCTCCGCCCTTGAGGTATGCCTTGGTGACTTGCGGATATCCAGTTTTGGCTTGAAGCCAATTTGGTATTCTTGTGTGGCCTCTTCCAAAAGCCCAGTCAGATATACCAGGTTCTTAGTATATCTGTCGAAGTGCTCACTCGCACGGAATATGCCTTCTTCAGTCGGCATTAACTTATTCCCCAGCGCAAGTTTTGCGGCGGCCAGGATTCTATCAGGACGACAATTCATCCGGTCCAACATCAAGTCCCTGCCAGTATATTTCTTAGAGATGCTACATTCAGCTGCAGAAACCACCTTGTCATAAACCTGTCCAGCACACTTGAATAAATCATCGATTGTGCCCTCTCCAGATTCAATACGCCTGTAAGCGCCAATAGGATCTTCCGTCATAATAGCTTAAACTTATAAATAGTTTAATTTTTTCATTCGCTCAGCCATTCCAAAGTGACCTCCCATTAAAGAACAGAAAAAAACTCAAAAAAATCATAAAAAGGACAAGCTCCTATCTTCGCCTCCTGGCTGCCGGCACTCTTTTTCTGGCTGGAGGGTTCAGTTCTTCTTTGTTTGCAAACCAAATCAGGGCAACCAGCAGCATGCCAATCAAAACAGTCATTGTGGCAAACTGCTCACCCTGAAGGAGCGCATAGGCAATTGAAAGGACGCCTCCAAAGACAACTCCGTGCCGGATGGTTTCAACCTTGAAGCCGTACCAGCCAAACGCCATGGCGATTATGCCCAGGACCAGCATTAGGGTGGGCACCGCTCTTGAAATGCCGAAATTGTCCTGCTCAAAGTCACAGTACCCGTCAGGGTTCCACTCGCCGCCTCTTTCAAGGCAGGCCAGAATATTGGGGTCAAGTGTTTGCTCGGCAATAAGCCAGCATGCCTGTGAGCTGCTGCCCACGTCATATAGAGTTACCAGTGCATTGGCAGCAGAGCTGATGAAGAACGCCAGAACTATTGCAATAGACAAAGAAATCAATGATTTCCTGATATGCCTCATAACTATACCCACCTATTTATCCTTTACCACTTATTTTATGGCAACAAAGAAAGTCGCGGCATCGGGCAAATTCGGCCCAAGATACGGGAAAAAACTGAGAGTTTCGTACAATAAATCATACGAGCAATCAAAAACAAAATACACCTGCCCCAACTGCTCAAAGGAGAATTCTGTCCTAAGGCAGTCCTTTGGAGTCTGGGAATGCAAAAACTGCGGCAAGAAATTCGCCTCAGGCGCTTATGAATTCAAGGTTGCAAAGTAACCTTCTATTTAGGCCAGATGTAGGTTTACCCTTCTGCAATTATCTCCAATGCAACTGTTGTAGCCAAGGCATATAAATTCCTCTCCATCTTCTAGTGCCACTCCAGAAAAACAATCCTTCACCCGGCCGTAAACTGCTCCCCCACCATAACCCTGAGGGGTTTTCAGAATAAGAGAAAGTTCCCCTGCAGGGTGTTCGGATCCAAAAAGGTAGATTTCTGGCCTACATCCATTTTCCAGCTCCAGTATCTGGTGCAGACAATCCAAATGAACCTGTCGCTCCATATCCGGAAACTTGGCTAAGCGCTGGTGGATGGCTGTTTCGGGTCCACCCTCCATACTTTCTTCCTCTAATTCCCAGCTTACTACAGGGGGAATTTCCCCAGAGAGTTCTCTTACCAAGGGATTACCAAAGAGACCATACGGATTGGGATATTGCACATTAATCACCTGTATGTAATACAATTCAAATAAATGCCTTCAAAAACTTTTTTTCGCTAAATGACGATAAGGATCTAAAGCCGCCTTAGGGGACCAATTTATCTGCGTCTTTCAGATAAGGCCATGCAGTTTCCAAGTAGGCCGGGTGTGGAAAATATCTCACCTGCTTTATGACTCCTCCCCCCGATACAATCTGCTTGTCCAAGACCTCCAGCTTTGAGAGAAGGTCCATTCCACGAATAGATCTTCCATTAACACCCATTGCACGACCAATCTGCTCCGGGGTGAGGTACTCTCCTTCCTCTACGCAATGCAGAGTTTGTAGAAGAGAATCTGCCTTACCGGGGGGACGTGGATGCATGAACTGGTGATATCCGTAAATCCGTGAGGTTTCTACCCCGAGAGAACGGGCAATTTTCAGAGGATTCATTAATTCTAGTTTCGGAAATAGTTGTGGGAGGGTTTTATAGGTGATTTTTTGCCCTCCACACCTGTCACAGAGATAGCCGTAATAGGCTTCAAGACTGGTTTCATCCTTGCCCATATTTGAAGTAGGATAAACATTAATTACTCTTTGCTAACAACCCTCTAGAAACTCCCCAGGTTTGTCTGGCAGCCGATCAGCTCCTGCTTACTGTACCCAAGGACCGAAAGAATCCTGTAGGCGGGAGGGATCACCTGATTGTTGATGTAGTACTCGGAGTCATAGTTCATTGCGTCTTCCCACCATTTTGCCCGGTCTGAGACGAGCTTTCCTTCTCTTGTGATGATATACTTCACGACAAATCCGGGATAAATTGAGACGCCTTTTCTTTTGAGGTCACGCGCGACTTTTACGTGAGGGGAAATTATTCCATACCGTTCTGGGGACTTTGTCATCTGCCTGGAAATTATAAGCCATTCCTTCTCGATTTCGCCTTTCCTTATCCTGCGGCAGGTTTCCTTCACGAACTCCACGGCCTTTTCCGCCTTGCCATCCAGCACATGCTCAATAACTCTCATCTGCGTTTCCTTCGCAATCCGGCTCCAGTCTCCCCGGACAAACTCGAACCCCTTTATCTCGATATTCCCTGATTCGTCTATAAGGGCGTACCGTTTCTTTGTTCCCCGCCCCTCTTCACCGACGAAGATGCCCCTTGGGTAGAAGCCCTGGTAGTCAAGCTCCATTATCCCGGGGAGATTGTCATTGACATTTTTAAGAAAGCTCTTTACAAGCCCCTTTTCGCCCGTTGCCATCAGGGAATCAGTGTCCCCATAGATGACCTTAAGACCTGCCTTTTCCGCCTCGAGAATGGTTGTCTGAATGTAGCCCCTGCCAAGCGCTGTGATTGACTCGGCGCACTCTTTTGAATACCACCTGGCGCCAAAAAAGCCCAGGTAGCCATAGGTAGCATTAGCAAGGTTTTTAAGGGCCTTTTCGTCCACCCCTTTGCCGCTTTCCTTTTTCATTTTGGCTCTCCTTTCGATAATTTCCCTTAAAATTCTCACGATAAACCCTTCAGGGCTTTTGCTGAAGCGGTGCACGACCTCGCCCTTTGGCCCTTTTATCCGTATTGCCTGCTCGCCCTTTTCCTCGTCCAGGGTGTCGGGGGAAATATTATGGGAAACCAGGATGGATGGGTACAGGCTCTTGAAGTCCATGACAGAGACATTTTGGTACAATCCTGGGACGGGCTTATGGACATAAGCCCCCACATAAGTCTGAAGGCGCCTCTCTTCGATATCGTTGCCTCCGGGCTTGTTCGGAATAAGTATATCCTGCCCCGTTGCCTGCTTCATCAGGTAGCCCTCAACCAGTTGGCTAAATCCAATGCGCGTGACATTGAACAGGTCAAGCGCCACTATATTTGAGAACCTGTACTCCAGGGGAAGAAATTTTTCCCCCAGAAGGAAAGTAATCTTGCAGTCCTGCAGGTTGTACTCAAAAAGCTCTGCAATTCTCTTCAGGTCATCTGAGTTCCATATGTCCTCTCCGCTTCCTGCAATGTCAAGCCCCGTCTTTCCCTCATCGAGGAAGAACTGCGCCACGTCATTAAGCTTTCTTGATTTGGTCTTTATTTCCATCCGGAGGTGCTTTGAGACGACCGTGTAAAGGTCAACATGGAGCAGCCCCCTGAATTTTGCCCCTCTAGCGCTAAGGGTTATCGGGCAGTTAATCCCCAGCGCCTTGCACCTTCCCTGCAGAAAGGGCAGGTCGAAGTTGTCTCCGTTGTATGACACAAGCACGTCATAGTCCTCTGCCGCCTCGAAAAACCCATTGAGCATCTCCCGCTCGTCTTTCAGGGTTACGGCTTTTCCGAACTTCGACTCCTTGTAGGTAAACACGGTCTCCTCTGTG harbors:
- a CDS encoding ribonuclease H-like domain-containing protein; translation: MFYPLYVTYEVLEGKPIIKVHGRDESGKKKVIEDENFEPYFYIIPEQEKLEEVKEIILNYEQSQKGETIRVKRVEVTERIELNRNLKVLKVICNLPRDVSAIKEGIRALPGVLHKREYDLPFARRYALDKQINFLSPYEAKDGVFRELEGKPYEPKVAAFDIEVLSCNFKHKENPIICIGLYSDTEETVFTYKESKFGKAVTLKDEREMLNGFFEAAEDYDVLVSYNGDNFDLPFLQGRCKALGINCPITLSARGAKFRGLLHVDLYTVVSKHLRMEIKTKSRKLNDVAQFFLDEGKTGLDIAGSGEDIWNSDDLKRIAELFEYNLQDCKITFLLGEKFLPLEYRFSNIVALDLFNVTRIGFSQLVEGYLMKQATGQDILIPNKPGGNDIEERRLQTYVGAYVHKPVPGLYQNVSVMDFKSLYPSILVSHNISPDTLDEEKGEQAIRIKGPKGEVVHRFSKSPEGFIVRILREIIERRAKMKKESGKGVDEKALKNLANATYGYLGFFGARWYSKECAESITALGRGYIQTTILEAEKAGLKVIYGDTDSLMATGEKGLVKSFLKNVNDNLPGIMELDYQGFYPRGIFVGEEGRGTKKRYALIDESGNIEIKGFEFVRGDWSRIAKETQMRVIEHVLDGKAEKAVEFVKETCRRIRKGEIEKEWLIISRQMTKSPERYGIISPHVKVARDLKRKGVSIYPGFVVKYIITREGKLVSDRAKWWEDAMNYDSEYYINNQVIPPAYRILSVLGYSKQELIGCQTNLGSF